Proteins encoded in a region of the Nicotiana tomentosiformis chromosome 9, ASM39032v3, whole genome shotgun sequence genome:
- the LOC138898853 gene encoding intracellular protein transport protein USO1-like, whose protein sequence is MVKTSKTIPPKEKASSSQPAAEECIPGACNLTSDFKVDKGLSVPGRCEPVSRCEQRCGLEALVRRGRGFGLCSEAGEDNKRKRASASEDPKSKTRMARKPRKNTILLTVESVPRLRDEDEEEENEGSVLVARMKKTIDAPKVAESMVIYKAPSRTEEISEEGSGRVPESLEIEDASYQSQQMVGISEGAGPEAFGTEENALSESLRASTVHRETCSRFRAELRRYRADLRWVTEERNALRLLFGQREEEIKDLQAELAKAQQDQIDLTKQEKGSVQARRIEELEARLASELAKAKSNSKKAKADTDAFMAVYRADADATLVQAREAAETANTQAHWVAELSKYRSRRETLEEIHAQGFDLFEEIKRAKELEAEAEALASDDDDGDDDDDGDDGSKSGSDGEETAPTDNQET, encoded by the exons atggtgaaaacatcaaaaaccattcctccgaaagagaaagcttcttcttcacagcctGCCGCCGAGGAGTGCATTCCTGGGGCGTGTAAtcttacttctgattttaaggtcgacaaaggcttgtcggttcccggccgatgtgagccagtatcgag GTGTGAGCAAAGATGCGGTTTGGAGGCCCTcgtccgtcgaggaagaggcttcggcctctgttcTGAAGCCGGTGaagataataagagaaaaagggcctccgcttccgaagatccaaaatcgaagacgaggatggctcgtaaaccgaggaagaataccattcttttgaccgtagaatcagttccgcgtctaagggatgaagacgaagaagaagaaaatgaagggTCCGTGTTGGTCGCCcgaatgaagaaaaccatcgatgccccaaaggtAGCTGAATCGATGGTGATTTATAAAGCTCCATCTCGGACTGAGGAGATATCAGAGGAAGGttcgggtagagtccccgaatcattagagatcgaggatgcttcctACCAAAGTCAACAAATGGTGGGTATATCGGAAGGGGCCGGTCCTGAAGCTTTCggaactgaggagaacgccctAAGCGAGTCACTTCGG GCCTCAACCGTTCATCGAGAAACATGTTCTCGGTTTCGAGCTGAGCTGCGTCGGTATAGGGCCGACCTCCGATgggtcacggaggagaggaacgcccttagactcctcttcggtcaaagggaagaagaaatcaaggacctccAAGCTGAATTGGCCAAGGCTCAACAAGACCAGATCGACCTGACCAAGCAG GAGAAAGGCTCAGtgcaagcaagaagaatagaggagctcgaggctcggctggcctccgaacttgccaaggccaaatctaactccaaaaaggcaaaggccgatacGGATGCATtcatggccgtctatcgggctgatgctgatgCTACTctggtacaagcaagagaggcagccgagaccgccaacactcaagcacattgggttgctgaactttcTAAAtaccgatctcggagggagaccctcgaggagatccatgctcaagGTTTCGATCTctttgaagagataaaaagggctaaagagctcgaagctgaggctgaagccttggcttccgatgatgatgatggtgatgatgatgatgatggcgatgatgggagcaagagtgggtccgaTGGAGAAGAAACTGCCCCCacagataaccaagaaacttag